A window of the Vigna angularis cultivar LongXiaoDou No.4 chromosome 3, ASM1680809v1, whole genome shotgun sequence genome harbors these coding sequences:
- the LOC108326286 gene encoding uncharacterized protein LOC108326286 isoform X3 produces the protein MISCSCLYNKFPAPRNKQVHRQRLPPNLSPDSCSGGGVAAEKDSFSHKFGWRSSKKLLGTPIKKLLDEEMSPKSESKRRSPGVIARLMGLDGLPFQQPINKQRKGLSENHQKTPQLQKTRGKGVPYDCGSSRRGLRDQQEFKDVFEVSEIPKVESSRYPSPGCVDLKTNDAEMSFIEQKFMDAKRLATHQDLQSSKDFRDTLEVLDSNKDLLLKYFKRPDSLFKKHLNDLQAVPVQSHYRHAETMDIEKYEDDLSWRSDREKTRLNYNRSHEKHLDGYPYHFDKRHVMHSSPKSSKLQFQGRHEQDAVPTKIVLLKPNLGKVQGTRIASSPCSHNFLSGREGDSELCQVTNLPESASSWRQDSFESREIAKEITRQMRNSLNNSGMMLSTSRIAGYAGDDSSCSISGNESPDISGEITATLGNSFDLNSRSRRSSHSGESSVSREAKKRLSERWKMTHKSQEVEGISRSSTLAEMLSIPDKDLKAANFVGTATGEGFHDKFTPNSEPAKWVEPLGISSRDGWKDGCIGSLSRSQSLPSSSTSFGSPKTFLRTEALCSDRYMVPKEGHKRERRRAAKSLDHRHGVNNRSPRSGHKKSWSLHSSKLEVDEFCADLHTVQNKMNIILEDSAKLEVPSAVADDDTEVTNESIVESSEPLNKVLPELSSHVLIEGHGGAVGNNSIQQDLSAASPHGSSVIHEPPVPGLETSCCKDADQPSPVSILEPAFTDDLSSCSECFESLSADLQGLRMQLQLLKLESDDYAEGPMKVSDEEGEEVSAGMSAADKGLCRTTEDSWECSYIMDVLSESGIDGIQLDTILEVWHSLECPVSLSVFDELEKRYSDGTTCSRSQRRLLFDHINIGILKISEQFSFSRSAIKNAIGSNLTKNGFRDGLLRMVVNEATVSDGGQGNVVVGESEWMDLKVYTDGIAREVERSLLDDLVAEVIST, from the exons ATGATAAGCTGTTCATGTTTGTATAACAAATTTCCTG CTCCGAGGAACAAACAGGTTCATAGACAACGACTACCTCCGAATCTGTCACCTGATTCTTGTTCAGGCGGTGGTGTTGCTGCAGAGAAAGATTCG TTTTCTCACAAATTTGGTTGGAGATCTTCGAAAAAACTGCTTGGAACACCGATTAAGAAGTTATTAGACGAAGAGATGTCACCGAAATCTGAATCAAAAAGAAGATCCCCTGGAGTCATCGCCAGATTGATGGGTCTTGATGGACTGCCATTTCAGCAGCCTATTAATAAGCAGCGTAAGGGTTTATCTGAAAACCACCAGAAGACTCCACAATTGCAGAAAACACGCGGCAAAGGAGTGCCATATGACTGTGGATCATCTAGGAGAGGCTTAAGGGATCAGCAAGAATTTAAGGATGTATTTGAGGTTTCTGAGATTCCAAAGGTAGAGAGCAGTAGATATCCGTCGCCAGGGTGTGTAGACTTGAAGACCAATGATGCTGAAATGTCATTCATTGAACAGAAGTTCATGGATGCCAAACGCCTTGCAACTCATCAAGATTTACAGTCTTCAAAGGACTTCCGAGACACACTTGAGGTTTTGGATTCTAACAAGGATCTTCTGCTGAAATACTTTAAGCGGCCAGATTCTTTGTTTAAAAAGCATCTAAATGATCTTCAAGCTGTTCCTGTTCAATCACATTACAGACATGCAGAAACTATGGATATCGAGAAGTATGAAGATGACTTAAGTTGGAGGTCAGATAGGGAGAAAACACGGTTGAACTACAATAGATCTCATGAAAAGCATCTTGATGGTTATCCTTATCATTTTGACAAAAGACATGTGATGCATAGTTCACCAAAATCATCAAAGCTTCAATTTCAGGGCAGACATGAACAAGACGCAGTCCCCACAAAGATTGTCCTCCTGAAACCCAATCTTGGAAAAGTGCAGGGTACCAGAATTGCATCATCACCTTGTTCTCATAATTTTCTGTCGGGGCGTGAAGGAGACAGTGAACTGTGTCAAGTGACAAACTTGCCTGAAAGTGCAAGTTCTTGGAGGCAAGATTCTTTTGAATCTAGAGAAATTGCTAAGGAAATTACTAGGCAAATGAGAAATAGTCTTAACAATAGCGGCATGATGCTTTCAACTTCTAGAATTGCGGGATATGCTGGGGATGATAGTTCATGTAGTATTTCTGGTAATGAATCTCCTGACATATCTGGGGAAATAACTGCAACTTTGGGAAATTCATTCGACTTAAACAGTCGTAGCAGGCGATCATCCCATTCCGGTGAATCTTCTGTAAGTAGAGAGGCGAAGAAGAGATTGTCAGAGAGGTGGAAAAtgacacacaagtctcaagaggTGGAGGGAATCAGCAGGAGTAGCACGCTGGCAGAAATGCTTTCTATCCCTGACAAAGACTTGAAGGCAGCAAATTTTGTTGGCACGGCTACTGGGGAAGGTTTCCATGATAAGTTTACTCCCAATAGTGAACCTGCTAAGTGGGTTGAACCATTGGGTATCAGCAGCAGGGATGGTTGGAAGGACGGCTGCATTGGTAGTTTGTCAAGGTCACAATCTCTTccttcttcctccacttcctttgGAAGTCCTAAAACATTCTTGCGCACTGAAGCACTTTGTTCTGATCGATATATGGTGCCGAAGGAAGGCCATAAACGTGAGAGGAGAAGAGCAGCAAAGAGTCTTGATCATAGACATGGTGTAAATAACAGAAGCCCAAGATCCGGTCACAAGAAGTCTTGGTCTTTGCATTCGTCAAAGCTAGAAGTAGATGAGTTTTGTGCTGACTTACATACAGTTCAGAATAAAATGAATATCATTCTTGAAGATTCGGCCAAGCTTGAAGTTCCAAGTGCAGTTGCTGATGATGACACGGAGGTGACAAATGAAAGCATAGTTGAGTCTTCTGAACCTTTGAATAAGGTGCTTCCTGAATTATCTTCTCATGTTCTGATTGAAGGCCATGGTGGTGCGGTTGGCAACAATTCAATACAGCAG GATCTATCAGCTGCGTCGCCTCATGGAAGTTCAGTCATCCATGAACCACCTGTTCCTGGACTAGAAACTTCTTGCTGTAAAGATGCTGATCAACCCAGCCCTGTCTCCATCCTAGAACCTGCTTTTACAGATGATCTGTCTTCTTGTTCTGAATGTTTTGAAAGTCTGAGTGCTGATCTACAAG GGCTGCGAATGCAACTCCAGTTGCTGAAGTTGGAATCTGATGACTATGCGGAGGGACCCATGAAAGTAAGTGATGAAGAGGGTGAGGAAGTATCTGCGGGAATGTCAGCAGCAGACAAAGGATTATGTAGAACAACTGAAGATAGCTGGGAATGTTCTTACATTATGGATGTCTTGTCCGAATCTGGCATTGATGGAATTCAGCTCGATACAATTTTAGAAGTTTGGCATTCCCTAGAATGCCCTGTGAGTCTTTCGGTGTTTGATGAACTTGAAAAAAGGTATAGTGACGGGACAACTTGTTCAAGGTCTCAAAGGAGATTGCTTTTTGACCATATAAATATAGGAATTCTCAAGATCAGTGAGCAATTCTCTTTCTCTAGATCAGCAATAAAAAATGCCATTGGTTCTAATTTGACCAAAAACGGGTTCCGAGATGGCCTTCTGAGGATGGTAGTGAACGAAGCAACAGTAAGTGATGGTGGCCAGGGGAATGTAGTGGTTGGGGAATCTGAGTGGATGGACCTTAAAGTTTACACTGATGGAATAGCCAGGGAAGTTGAGAGATCATTGTTAGATGATTTGGTGGCAGAGGTAATCAGTACCTAG
- the LOC108326286 gene encoding uncharacterized protein LOC108326286 isoform X2, translated as MFCDHTLGCLAIDAPRNKQVHRQRLPPNLSPDSCSGGGVAAEKDSFSHKFGWRSSKKLLGTPIKKLLDEEMSPKSESKRRSPGVIARLMGLDGLPFQQPINKQRKGLSENHQKTPQLQKTRGKGVPYDCGSSRRGLRDQQEFKDVFEVSEIPKVESSRYPSPGCVDLKTNDAEMSFIEQKFMDAKRLATHQDLQSSKDFRDTLEVLDSNKDLLLKYFKRPDSLFKKHLNDLQAVPVQSHYRHAETMDIEKYEDDLSWRSDREKTRLNYNRSHEKHLDGYPYHFDKRHVMHSSPKSSKLQFQGRHEQDAVPTKIVLLKPNLGKVQGTRIASSPCSHNFLSGREGDSELCQVTNLPESASSWRQDSFESREIAKEITRQMRNSLNNSGMMLSTSRIAGYAGDDSSCSISGNESPDISGEITATLGNSFDLNSRSRRSSHSGESSVSREAKKRLSERWKMTHKSQEVEGISRSSTLAEMLSIPDKDLKAANFVGTATGEGFHDKFTPNSEPAKWVEPLGISSRDGWKDGCIGSLSRSQSLPSSSTSFGSPKTFLRTEALCSDRYMVPKEGHKRERRRAAKSLDHRHGVNNRSPRSGHKKSWSLHSSKLEVDEFCADLHTVQNKMNIILEDSAKLEVPSAVADDDTEVTNESIVESSEPLNKVLPELSSHVLIEGHGGAVGNNSIQQDLSAASPHGSSVIHEPPVPGLETSCCKDADQPSPVSILEPAFTDDLSSCSECFESLSADLQGLRMQLQLLKLESDDYAEGPMKVSDEEGEEVSAGMSAADKGLCRTTEDSWECSYIMDVLSESGIDGIQLDTILEVWHSLECPVSLSVFDELEKRYSDGTTCSRSQRRLLFDHINIGILKISEQFSFSRSAIKNAIGSNLTKNGFRDGLLRMVVNEATVSDGGQGNVVVGESEWMDLKVYTDGIAREVERSLLDDLVAEVIST; from the exons ATGTTTTGTGATCACACATTAGGGTGTCTGGCAATTGATG CTCCGAGGAACAAACAGGTTCATAGACAACGACTACCTCCGAATCTGTCACCTGATTCTTGTTCAGGCGGTGGTGTTGCTGCAGAGAAAGATTCG TTTTCTCACAAATTTGGTTGGAGATCTTCGAAAAAACTGCTTGGAACACCGATTAAGAAGTTATTAGACGAAGAGATGTCACCGAAATCTGAATCAAAAAGAAGATCCCCTGGAGTCATCGCCAGATTGATGGGTCTTGATGGACTGCCATTTCAGCAGCCTATTAATAAGCAGCGTAAGGGTTTATCTGAAAACCACCAGAAGACTCCACAATTGCAGAAAACACGCGGCAAAGGAGTGCCATATGACTGTGGATCATCTAGGAGAGGCTTAAGGGATCAGCAAGAATTTAAGGATGTATTTGAGGTTTCTGAGATTCCAAAGGTAGAGAGCAGTAGATATCCGTCGCCAGGGTGTGTAGACTTGAAGACCAATGATGCTGAAATGTCATTCATTGAACAGAAGTTCATGGATGCCAAACGCCTTGCAACTCATCAAGATTTACAGTCTTCAAAGGACTTCCGAGACACACTTGAGGTTTTGGATTCTAACAAGGATCTTCTGCTGAAATACTTTAAGCGGCCAGATTCTTTGTTTAAAAAGCATCTAAATGATCTTCAAGCTGTTCCTGTTCAATCACATTACAGACATGCAGAAACTATGGATATCGAGAAGTATGAAGATGACTTAAGTTGGAGGTCAGATAGGGAGAAAACACGGTTGAACTACAATAGATCTCATGAAAAGCATCTTGATGGTTATCCTTATCATTTTGACAAAAGACATGTGATGCATAGTTCACCAAAATCATCAAAGCTTCAATTTCAGGGCAGACATGAACAAGACGCAGTCCCCACAAAGATTGTCCTCCTGAAACCCAATCTTGGAAAAGTGCAGGGTACCAGAATTGCATCATCACCTTGTTCTCATAATTTTCTGTCGGGGCGTGAAGGAGACAGTGAACTGTGTCAAGTGACAAACTTGCCTGAAAGTGCAAGTTCTTGGAGGCAAGATTCTTTTGAATCTAGAGAAATTGCTAAGGAAATTACTAGGCAAATGAGAAATAGTCTTAACAATAGCGGCATGATGCTTTCAACTTCTAGAATTGCGGGATATGCTGGGGATGATAGTTCATGTAGTATTTCTGGTAATGAATCTCCTGACATATCTGGGGAAATAACTGCAACTTTGGGAAATTCATTCGACTTAAACAGTCGTAGCAGGCGATCATCCCATTCCGGTGAATCTTCTGTAAGTAGAGAGGCGAAGAAGAGATTGTCAGAGAGGTGGAAAAtgacacacaagtctcaagaggTGGAGGGAATCAGCAGGAGTAGCACGCTGGCAGAAATGCTTTCTATCCCTGACAAAGACTTGAAGGCAGCAAATTTTGTTGGCACGGCTACTGGGGAAGGTTTCCATGATAAGTTTACTCCCAATAGTGAACCTGCTAAGTGGGTTGAACCATTGGGTATCAGCAGCAGGGATGGTTGGAAGGACGGCTGCATTGGTAGTTTGTCAAGGTCACAATCTCTTccttcttcctccacttcctttgGAAGTCCTAAAACATTCTTGCGCACTGAAGCACTTTGTTCTGATCGATATATGGTGCCGAAGGAAGGCCATAAACGTGAGAGGAGAAGAGCAGCAAAGAGTCTTGATCATAGACATGGTGTAAATAACAGAAGCCCAAGATCCGGTCACAAGAAGTCTTGGTCTTTGCATTCGTCAAAGCTAGAAGTAGATGAGTTTTGTGCTGACTTACATACAGTTCAGAATAAAATGAATATCATTCTTGAAGATTCGGCCAAGCTTGAAGTTCCAAGTGCAGTTGCTGATGATGACACGGAGGTGACAAATGAAAGCATAGTTGAGTCTTCTGAACCTTTGAATAAGGTGCTTCCTGAATTATCTTCTCATGTTCTGATTGAAGGCCATGGTGGTGCGGTTGGCAACAATTCAATACAGCAG GATCTATCAGCTGCGTCGCCTCATGGAAGTTCAGTCATCCATGAACCACCTGTTCCTGGACTAGAAACTTCTTGCTGTAAAGATGCTGATCAACCCAGCCCTGTCTCCATCCTAGAACCTGCTTTTACAGATGATCTGTCTTCTTGTTCTGAATGTTTTGAAAGTCTGAGTGCTGATCTACAAG GGCTGCGAATGCAACTCCAGTTGCTGAAGTTGGAATCTGATGACTATGCGGAGGGACCCATGAAAGTAAGTGATGAAGAGGGTGAGGAAGTATCTGCGGGAATGTCAGCAGCAGACAAAGGATTATGTAGAACAACTGAAGATAGCTGGGAATGTTCTTACATTATGGATGTCTTGTCCGAATCTGGCATTGATGGAATTCAGCTCGATACAATTTTAGAAGTTTGGCATTCCCTAGAATGCCCTGTGAGTCTTTCGGTGTTTGATGAACTTGAAAAAAGGTATAGTGACGGGACAACTTGTTCAAGGTCTCAAAGGAGATTGCTTTTTGACCATATAAATATAGGAATTCTCAAGATCAGTGAGCAATTCTCTTTCTCTAGATCAGCAATAAAAAATGCCATTGGTTCTAATTTGACCAAAAACGGGTTCCGAGATGGCCTTCTGAGGATGGTAGTGAACGAAGCAACAGTAAGTGATGGTGGCCAGGGGAATGTAGTGGTTGGGGAATCTGAGTGGATGGACCTTAAAGTTTACACTGATGGAATAGCCAGGGAAGTTGAGAGATCATTGTTAGATGATTTGGTGGCAGAGGTAATCAGTACCTAG
- the LOC108326286 gene encoding uncharacterized protein LOC108326286 isoform X4: MSPKSESKRRSPGVIARLMGLDGLPFQQPINKQRKGLSENHQKTPQLQKTRGKGVPYDCGSSRRGLRDQQEFKDVFEVSEIPKVESSRYPSPGCVDLKTNDAEMSFIEQKFMDAKRLATHQDLQSSKDFRDTLEVLDSNKDLLLKYFKRPDSLFKKHLNDLQAVPVQSHYRHAETMDIEKYEDDLSWRSDREKTRLNYNRSHEKHLDGYPYHFDKRHVMHSSPKSSKLQFQGRHEQDAVPTKIVLLKPNLGKVQGTRIASSPCSHNFLSGREGDSELCQVTNLPESASSWRQDSFESREIAKEITRQMRNSLNNSGMMLSTSRIAGYAGDDSSCSISGNESPDISGEITATLGNSFDLNSRSRRSSHSGESSVSREAKKRLSERWKMTHKSQEVEGISRSSTLAEMLSIPDKDLKAANFVGTATGEGFHDKFTPNSEPAKWVEPLGISSRDGWKDGCIGSLSRSQSLPSSSTSFGSPKTFLRTEALCSDRYMVPKEGHKRERRRAAKSLDHRHGVNNRSPRSGHKKSWSLHSSKLEVDEFCADLHTVQNKMNIILEDSAKLEVPSAVADDDTEVTNESIVESSEPLNKVLPELSSHVLIEGHGGAVGNNSIQQDLSAASPHGSSVIHEPPVPGLETSCCKDADQPSPVSILEPAFTDDLSSCSECFESLSADLQGLRMQLQLLKLESDDYAEGPMKVSDEEGEEVSAGMSAADKGLCRTTEDSWECSYIMDVLSESGIDGIQLDTILEVWHSLECPVSLSVFDELEKRYSDGTTCSRSQRRLLFDHINIGILKISEQFSFSRSAIKNAIGSNLTKNGFRDGLLRMVVNEATVSDGGQGNVVVGESEWMDLKVYTDGIAREVERSLLDDLVAEVIST; encoded by the exons ATGTCACCGAAATCTGAATCAAAAAGAAGATCCCCTGGAGTCATCGCCAGATTGATGGGTCTTGATGGACTGCCATTTCAGCAGCCTATTAATAAGCAGCGTAAGGGTTTATCTGAAAACCACCAGAAGACTCCACAATTGCAGAAAACACGCGGCAAAGGAGTGCCATATGACTGTGGATCATCTAGGAGAGGCTTAAGGGATCAGCAAGAATTTAAGGATGTATTTGAGGTTTCTGAGATTCCAAAGGTAGAGAGCAGTAGATATCCGTCGCCAGGGTGTGTAGACTTGAAGACCAATGATGCTGAAATGTCATTCATTGAACAGAAGTTCATGGATGCCAAACGCCTTGCAACTCATCAAGATTTACAGTCTTCAAAGGACTTCCGAGACACACTTGAGGTTTTGGATTCTAACAAGGATCTTCTGCTGAAATACTTTAAGCGGCCAGATTCTTTGTTTAAAAAGCATCTAAATGATCTTCAAGCTGTTCCTGTTCAATCACATTACAGACATGCAGAAACTATGGATATCGAGAAGTATGAAGATGACTTAAGTTGGAGGTCAGATAGGGAGAAAACACGGTTGAACTACAATAGATCTCATGAAAAGCATCTTGATGGTTATCCTTATCATTTTGACAAAAGACATGTGATGCATAGTTCACCAAAATCATCAAAGCTTCAATTTCAGGGCAGACATGAACAAGACGCAGTCCCCACAAAGATTGTCCTCCTGAAACCCAATCTTGGAAAAGTGCAGGGTACCAGAATTGCATCATCACCTTGTTCTCATAATTTTCTGTCGGGGCGTGAAGGAGACAGTGAACTGTGTCAAGTGACAAACTTGCCTGAAAGTGCAAGTTCTTGGAGGCAAGATTCTTTTGAATCTAGAGAAATTGCTAAGGAAATTACTAGGCAAATGAGAAATAGTCTTAACAATAGCGGCATGATGCTTTCAACTTCTAGAATTGCGGGATATGCTGGGGATGATAGTTCATGTAGTATTTCTGGTAATGAATCTCCTGACATATCTGGGGAAATAACTGCAACTTTGGGAAATTCATTCGACTTAAACAGTCGTAGCAGGCGATCATCCCATTCCGGTGAATCTTCTGTAAGTAGAGAGGCGAAGAAGAGATTGTCAGAGAGGTGGAAAAtgacacacaagtctcaagaggTGGAGGGAATCAGCAGGAGTAGCACGCTGGCAGAAATGCTTTCTATCCCTGACAAAGACTTGAAGGCAGCAAATTTTGTTGGCACGGCTACTGGGGAAGGTTTCCATGATAAGTTTACTCCCAATAGTGAACCTGCTAAGTGGGTTGAACCATTGGGTATCAGCAGCAGGGATGGTTGGAAGGACGGCTGCATTGGTAGTTTGTCAAGGTCACAATCTCTTccttcttcctccacttcctttgGAAGTCCTAAAACATTCTTGCGCACTGAAGCACTTTGTTCTGATCGATATATGGTGCCGAAGGAAGGCCATAAACGTGAGAGGAGAAGAGCAGCAAAGAGTCTTGATCATAGACATGGTGTAAATAACAGAAGCCCAAGATCCGGTCACAAGAAGTCTTGGTCTTTGCATTCGTCAAAGCTAGAAGTAGATGAGTTTTGTGCTGACTTACATACAGTTCAGAATAAAATGAATATCATTCTTGAAGATTCGGCCAAGCTTGAAGTTCCAAGTGCAGTTGCTGATGATGACACGGAGGTGACAAATGAAAGCATAGTTGAGTCTTCTGAACCTTTGAATAAGGTGCTTCCTGAATTATCTTCTCATGTTCTGATTGAAGGCCATGGTGGTGCGGTTGGCAACAATTCAATACAGCAG GATCTATCAGCTGCGTCGCCTCATGGAAGTTCAGTCATCCATGAACCACCTGTTCCTGGACTAGAAACTTCTTGCTGTAAAGATGCTGATCAACCCAGCCCTGTCTCCATCCTAGAACCTGCTTTTACAGATGATCTGTCTTCTTGTTCTGAATGTTTTGAAAGTCTGAGTGCTGATCTACAAG GGCTGCGAATGCAACTCCAGTTGCTGAAGTTGGAATCTGATGACTATGCGGAGGGACCCATGAAAGTAAGTGATGAAGAGGGTGAGGAAGTATCTGCGGGAATGTCAGCAGCAGACAAAGGATTATGTAGAACAACTGAAGATAGCTGGGAATGTTCTTACATTATGGATGTCTTGTCCGAATCTGGCATTGATGGAATTCAGCTCGATACAATTTTAGAAGTTTGGCATTCCCTAGAATGCCCTGTGAGTCTTTCGGTGTTTGATGAACTTGAAAAAAGGTATAGTGACGGGACAACTTGTTCAAGGTCTCAAAGGAGATTGCTTTTTGACCATATAAATATAGGAATTCTCAAGATCAGTGAGCAATTCTCTTTCTCTAGATCAGCAATAAAAAATGCCATTGGTTCTAATTTGACCAAAAACGGGTTCCGAGATGGCCTTCTGAGGATGGTAGTGAACGAAGCAACAGTAAGTGATGGTGGCCAGGGGAATGTAGTGGTTGGGGAATCTGAGTGGATGGACCTTAAAGTTTACACTGATGGAATAGCCAGGGAAGTTGAGAGATCATTGTTAGATGATTTGGTGGCAGAGGTAATCAGTACCTAG